Proteins encoded together in one Kingella oralis window:
- a CDS encoding CII family transcriptional regulator has product MTELSPAQQENARKNERAILHALAVVSQKRVADLSGISETRLSRLKDGDLEKYCAALAALDLKLVPADAAIVTRAERKFMAEKMVEHYQAIADED; this is encoded by the coding sequence ATGACTGAATTATCCCCCGCCCAACAAGAAAACGCCCGCAAGAATGAACGCGCAATATTGCACGCGCTTGCGGTGGTATCGCAAAAGCGTGTTGCAGATTTATCGGGCATTTCGGAAACAAGATTAAGCCGCCTGAAAGATGGCGATTTGGAAAAGTATTGCGCGGCTTTGGCTGCGCTGGATTTGAAGTTAGTGCCTGCCGATGCGGCGATTGTTACCCGCGCGGAACGCAAGTTTATGGCGGAAAAGATGGTTGAGCATTATCAGGCGATAGCGGATGAGGATTAA
- a CDS encoding Cro/CI family transcriptional regulator codes for MHLSDYVKQNGVKKTAQELGVTAPAITKAIRCNRNIVISEEDGKLVAKEIRRFPTPKAIR; via the coding sequence ATGCACCTATCTGATTACGTTAAACAAAATGGCGTAAAGAAAACGGCGCAAGAGCTTGGCGTTACTGCGCCTGCTATCACAAAGGCTATTCGTTGCAACAGAAACATTGTTATCAGTGAAGAAGATGGAAAGCTGGTAGCCAAAGAGATACGCCGTTTTCCTACCCCGAAAGCCATCCGATGA
- a CDS encoding YegP family protein — protein sequence MYFTIYKDTAGQWRWNLKAANHEIIAYGESYTTKQNCLHAIELIKSTNANTQVVEV from the coding sequence ATGTATTTCACAATCTACAAAGATACCGCTGGTCAATGGCGTTGGAATTTAAAAGCCGCCAACCATGAAATCATCGCGTATGGCGAAAGCTACACAACCAAGCAAAACTGCCTTCATGCGATTGAGTTAATCAAAAGCACAAACGCCAATACGCAAGTTGTTGAAGTGTGA